From the Lathyrus oleraceus cultivar Zhongwan6 chromosome 4, CAAS_Psat_ZW6_1.0, whole genome shotgun sequence genome, one window contains:
- the LOC127074693 gene encoding chaperone protein dnaJ 11, chloroplastic, which yields MLSVSSLSPLSTVATFSGKTISSKPCHVRPRRIFVSATATTTEAISSQLPRGMASGSLYEILGIAAAASDQEIKTAYRRLARVSHPDVAAVHRKNSSADEFMKIHAAYSTLSDPEKRANYDRSLFRRRQPLTASRFSGYRIRNWETDQCW from the coding sequence ATGCTCTCAGTATCTTCTCTCTCACCTCTCAGCACCGTCGCCACTTTCTCCGGCAAAACCATCTCATCAAAACCGTGCCACGTCAGACCGCGAAGAATATTCGTTTCTGCCACCGCCACTACAACCGAAGCTATCTCTTCTCAGCTACCCCGCGGCATGGCTTCCGGCTCGCTTTACGAGATTCTTGGAATTGCGGCAGCCGCTTCCGATCAGGAAATTAAGACAGCGTACCGGCGTCTCGCGAGAGTTTCTCACCCTGACGTGGCGGCGGTTCATCGGAAGAATTCTTCGGCGGATGAGTTCATGAAGATTCATGCTGCGTACTCGACTCTGTCGGATCCCGAAAAGCGTGCAAACTATGATAGAAGTTTGTTCCGTCGTCGGCAACCGCTGACGGCGAGTAGGTTTTCTGGATACAGAATTCGGAACTGGGAAACGGACCAGTGCTGGTAG